One part of the Rutidosis leptorrhynchoides isolate AG116_Rl617_1_P2 chromosome 1, CSIRO_AGI_Rlap_v1, whole genome shotgun sequence genome encodes these proteins:
- the LOC139852168 gene encoding uncharacterized protein yields the protein MDSTWMSLCRSSPAYEKGLDKFIERIFSKKGKDGHIYCSCKYCGNHKRVDRVQAKTHLLCDGFFKGYKISNVYFEPDDTPTFEDADEDDMQALAQCIFNVFEDEDEEEDDIQQTENQTVPNLNAEKFNKVLEYVKKELYPGCKFSVLLFIVRLFHSKCVGKCNEKGFSMILDTMREAFPHAAIPKSLYELRKIIRDLGLGYEKIDACPNDCMLYWKENKDKIKCDVCQTSRYKQINNDSENESTTEADKDGDYKAKKVGAKVLRYFPLIPCLQRLFMSPKMAGSMRWHEESRMKDSRLRHPADSPAWKTFDYEYKEFAKETRNVRLGLANDGFNPFGNMSVSHSTWPVVLMPYNLPPWLCMKKPFLFLSLLIPGPSAPGTNIDVYIQPLVDELKELWDTGVNTYDSSTKSYFTLHASLLWTVSDFPVYVNLSGWSTKGKLACPSCHKETRSTRLSNSHKEIFMAHRRWLESLHPFYLGTSPLLVGPSLISVDVEDDWSPKFQSALASYPPP from the exons ATGGACTCGACTTGGATGTCCTTGTGTAGATCTTCCCCTGCATACGAAAAAGGACTTGACAAATTTATAGAACGTATTTTCTCTaaaaagggaaaagatggtcatatATATTGTTCGTGCAAATATTGCGGTAATCACAAACGGGTTGATCGGGTCCAGGCTAAAACACATTTGCTATGTGACGGGTTTTTCAAAGGTTATAAAATTTCAAATGTGTATTTCGAACCAGATGATACACCAACGTTTGAAGATGCTGATGAAGATGATATGCAAGCATTGGCCCAATGCATCTTCAATgtgtttgaagatgaagatgaagaagaagatgatatcCAACAAACTGAAAATCAGACTGTACCAAACTTAAATGCTGAAAAGTTTAATAAAGTATTGGAATATGTAAAGAAAGAATTATATCCTGGCTGTAAGTTCTCTGTTCTTTTGTTCATTGTTAGACTCTTCCATTCAAAATGTGTTGGAAAATGTAATGAAAAAGGATTCAGCATGATTCTTGACACAATGAGGGAAGCCTTCCCTCATGCTGCCATACCGAAGTCattgtatgaattaaggaagataaTAAGAGATTTGGGTCTAGGTTATGAGAAAATTGATGCTTGTCCAAATGATTGTATGTTGTACTGGAAAGAAAACAAGGACAAAATTAAGTGTGACGTATGTCAGACCTCAAGATATAAACAAATTAATAATGATTCTGAAAATGAGTCAACCACAGAAGCTGATAAGGATGGTGATTATAAAGCTAAGAAGGTTGGAGCAAAAGTGTTGCGTTATTTTCCACTCATACCATGCTTGCAAAGATTGTTTATGTCGCCTAAAATGGCCGGGTCGATGAGATGGCATGAAGAGAGTCGTATGAAAGATAGTAGATTAAGACATCCCGCAGATTCACCAGCTTGGAAAACATTTGATTATGAGTATAAGGAATTTGCTAAAGAAACTCGTAATGTGAGGCTTGGTTTGGCGAATGATGGGTTTAACCCTTTTGGAAACATGAGTGTTTCACATAGTACATGGCCTGTTGTTTTGATGCCATATAATCTACCTCCATGGTTGTGCATGAAAAAACCTTTTCTATTCCTAAGTTTACTTATACCCGGTCCATCTGCTCCAGGTACTAATATAGATGTCTATATTCAACCTCTAGTTGATGAGTTGAAAGAGTTGTGGGATACTGGAGTTAATACTTATGACTCATCAACTAAGAGTTACTTCACACTGCATGCTTCTTTGTTATGGACGGTAAGTGACTTTCCTGTGTATGTGAATTTATCGGGTTGGAGCACTAAAGGTAAATTAGCTTGTCCTTCATGCCATAAGGAAACCAGATCAACACGGTTATCAAACTCCCACAAAGAAATCTTCATGGCACATCGTCGCTGGTTGGAATCGTTGCATCCTTTCT ATTTGGGGACCTCACCGTTATTGGTAGGTCCAAGTTTAATCTCGGTGGATGTTGAGGATGACTGGTCACCGAAGTTCCAGTCAgcgttagcaagctatccacctccatga